In a single window of the Delftia tsuruhatensis genome:
- a CDS encoding MarR family winged helix-turn-helix transcriptional regulator, with protein MQLEQKYQALLAEAERRQLADVDSIRLCFQTLSLAARIDRDCAALLAPHGLSEGRFVLMFLLEAAGEGLAPNHLAEQAGITRATVTGLLDGLEREALAERLPDPTDRRALRVQLTAKGRQLARKLFAQHSAWIAGLFANLSPAERGQLAKLLTKAAAGMKVPA; from the coding sequence ATGCAACTCGAACAGAAATACCAGGCCTTGCTGGCCGAAGCCGAGCGTCGCCAGCTGGCTGATGTGGACAGCATCCGGCTGTGCTTCCAGACCCTGTCGCTGGCCGCGCGCATCGACCGTGACTGCGCGGCGCTGCTGGCGCCCCACGGCCTGTCCGAAGGGCGCTTCGTGCTCATGTTCCTGCTGGAAGCCGCTGGCGAGGGCCTGGCCCCCAATCACTTGGCCGAGCAGGCCGGCATCACGCGCGCCACGGTGACCGGGCTGCTCGATGGCCTGGAGCGCGAGGCACTGGCCGAACGCCTGCCCGACCCCACCGACCGGCGTGCACTGCGCGTGCAACTCACGGCCAAGGGCCGCCAGCTGGCGCGCAAGCTGTTTGCCCAGCACAGCGCCTGGATCGCGGGCCTGTTCGCCAACCTCTCGCCGGCTGAACGCGGCCAGCTGGCCAAGCTGCTGACCAAGGCCGCGGCAGGCATGAAGGTCCCGGCATGA
- a CDS encoding DNA alkylation repair protein, translating into MTASIPRRKGASRSADITPELLRALSLGEMETATLTESLAVDQAMLLQAVFPEDWPQLEDTAQALGRMGILKRMECLGALLWQTLGQAGWQRCLTHRSDTARGWACFMAGAQPGLGLRQRLDLVQPLADDPHFGVREWSWMGVRPHLADNLPQAVKELARWTDQPSERLRRFASEALRPRGVWCSHIAALKQQPEIALQVLEPLRADASTYVQDSVANWLNDAAKSRPDWVRALCAQWREESPVPATLRICERAQRSLKSL; encoded by the coding sequence ATGACGGCATCGATCCCCCGCCGCAAGGGTGCCAGCCGCAGCGCCGACATCACGCCCGAACTGCTGCGGGCCCTGTCGCTGGGCGAAATGGAAACCGCCACGCTGACCGAGAGCCTGGCCGTGGACCAGGCGATGCTGTTGCAGGCCGTCTTTCCCGAGGACTGGCCACAGCTTGAAGATACGGCACAGGCCCTGGGCCGGATGGGCATCCTCAAGCGCATGGAATGCCTGGGGGCCCTGCTGTGGCAGACACTGGGCCAGGCCGGCTGGCAGCGCTGCCTCACGCACCGCTCGGACACGGCGCGCGGCTGGGCCTGCTTCATGGCGGGTGCGCAGCCCGGGCTGGGCCTGCGCCAGCGGCTGGACCTGGTGCAGCCGCTGGCCGATGACCCGCATTTCGGCGTGCGCGAGTGGTCGTGGATGGGCGTGCGCCCGCACCTGGCCGACAATCTGCCGCAGGCGGTGAAAGAGCTGGCGCGCTGGACGGACCAGCCCTCCGAGCGCCTGCGCCGCTTCGCCAGCGAGGCCCTGCGGCCGCGCGGCGTCTGGTGCAGCCATATCGCCGCGCTCAAGCAGCAGCCGGAGATCGCGCTGCAGGTTCTGGAGCCGCTGCGCGCCGATGCCTCCACCTATGTGCAGGACTCCGTGGCCAACTGGCTCAACGATGCCGCCAAAAGCCGGCCCGACTGGGTGCGTGCACTGTGTGCGCAATGGCGCGAGGAATCCCCCGTGCCCGCCACGCTACGCATCTGCGAACGCGCGCAGCGCAGCCTCAAGAGCCTGTAG
- the fur gene encoding ferric iron uptake transcriptional regulator, translating into MSDSADLKHLGLKATLARLWVLDIFRHGSQRHLAAEDVYRQLHDQGRGTSLATVYRVLAQLEQAGMLRQQRFAAGKAVYELDDGEHHDHLICTRCGLVQEFHDAVIEQRQKLLARAHGFAIVEHSHILYGRCVKPDCERLPAQSGSTGS; encoded by the coding sequence ATGTCCGATTCCGCTGACCTCAAGCACCTGGGGCTGAAGGCCACGCTGGCGCGCCTGTGGGTACTGGACATCTTTCGCCACGGGAGCCAGCGGCATCTGGCGGCGGAGGATGTGTACCGCCAGCTGCATGACCAGGGCCGGGGCACCAGCCTGGCCACGGTCTATCGCGTGCTGGCGCAGCTGGAGCAGGCCGGCATGCTGCGGCAGCAGCGCTTTGCGGCGGGCAAGGCGGTCTATGAACTTGATGACGGCGAGCACCATGACCACCTGATCTGCACGCGCTGCGGCCTGGTGCAGGAGTTCCATGATGCCGTGATCGAGCAGCGCCAGAAACTGCTGGCAAGAGCGCACGGCTTTGCCATCGTGGAGCACTCCCACATCCTCTACGGGCGCTGCGTCAAGCCCGATTGCGAGCGGCTGCCGGCGCAGAGCGGCTCTACAGGCTCTTGA
- a CDS encoding carbonate dehydratase, with the protein MIRKNPRGDLPRIHPDAFVDPTAILCGLVVVEEGVFIGPYAVIRADEMDADGHIDPIVIGAHSNIQDGVVIHSKSGARVSIGRNTSIAHRAIVHGPCTVGSSVFIGFNSVLFNCVVDDGCVVRYNAVVDGCHLPPGFYVPSTARIGPETDLSTLAPVPAAASDFSEDVVRTNNELVRGYKAIQNEF; encoded by the coding sequence ATGATCCGCAAGAACCCGCGCGGCGACCTGCCGCGCATTCACCCGGATGCCTTCGTCGATCCCACCGCCATCCTGTGCGGGCTGGTGGTGGTCGAGGAGGGCGTCTTCATCGGCCCCTACGCCGTGATCCGTGCCGACGAGATGGATGCCGATGGCCACATCGACCCCATCGTGATCGGCGCGCATTCCAACATCCAGGACGGGGTGGTGATCCATTCCAAGTCCGGCGCGCGCGTCAGCATCGGGCGCAATACCTCGATTGCGCACCGCGCCATCGTCCACGGCCCCTGCACCGTGGGCAGCAGCGTGTTCATAGGCTTCAACAGCGTGCTGTTCAACTGCGTGGTCGATGACGGCTGCGTGGTGCGCTACAACGCCGTGGTCGATGGCTGCCATCTGCCGCCGGGCTTCTACGTGCCGTCCACCGCGCGCATCGGCCCGGAGACCGACCTGTCCACGCTGGCCCCGGTGCCCGCCGCCGCCAGCGACTTCTCCGAGGACGTGGTCCGCACCAACAACGAATTGGTGCGCGGCTACAAGGCCATCCAAAATGAATTTTAG
- the ykgO gene encoding type B 50S ribosomal protein L36 — protein sequence MQVLSSLKEAKLRHRDCQVVRRRGRTYVICKSNPRFKARQGGARNKRKG from the coding sequence ATGCAAGTCCTCTCGTCCCTCAAGGAAGCCAAGCTGCGCCACCGCGACTGCCAGGTTGTGCGCCGGCGCGGCCGCACCTATGTCATCTGCAAGAGCAACCCGCGCTTCAAGGCCCGCCAGGGCGGCGCCAGGAACAAGCGCAAGGGATGA
- the folE2 gene encoding GTP cyclohydrolase FolE2, translated as MLAPLPDVSLTDPAPSLSPLQWVGMQGIDLPVTVAEPGYWRELHARADVQVDLPAPHVKGIHMSRLYRQLDSLAEEAALTPFGLRHALQAMIDSHRDCASRSARLRLAMDLLTQRPALVTRDLSGWKAYPVRLDATLAQGVFQLRLQVSVGYSSTCPCSAALSRQLLEQGFLQAFAGQTQVEPSSVAGWLRKHGTLATAHSQRSEACVSVDLAADAPDLGILALIARVEQALGTPVQTAVKRADEQAFAALNGSNLMFVEDAARRIQAALAGTHAQPRVHVRHLESLHPHDAVAWAEPADS; from the coding sequence ATGCTCGCACCGCTTCCCGACGTTTCCCTGACCGATCCCGCCCCCAGCCTGAGCCCCTTGCAATGGGTGGGCATGCAGGGCATAGACCTGCCCGTGACCGTGGCCGAGCCCGGCTACTGGCGCGAACTGCATGCCCGCGCCGACGTACAGGTCGATCTTCCGGCCCCGCATGTCAAGGGCATACACATGTCCCGGCTCTATCGCCAGCTGGACAGCCTGGCCGAGGAAGCCGCCTTGACCCCCTTCGGCCTGCGCCACGCCTTGCAGGCCATGATCGACAGCCACCGCGACTGCGCCAGCCGCAGCGCGCGGTTGCGCCTGGCCATGGACCTGCTGACCCAGCGCCCCGCGCTCGTGACCCGGGACCTGTCGGGCTGGAAGGCCTACCCCGTGCGCCTGGACGCCACGCTGGCCCAGGGCGTGTTCCAGCTGCGGCTGCAGGTCAGCGTGGGCTACTCCTCGACCTGCCCCTGCTCGGCGGCGCTGTCGCGGCAACTGCTGGAGCAGGGCTTTCTCCAGGCTTTCGCGGGGCAGACCCAGGTCGAGCCTTCGAGCGTCGCCGGCTGGCTGCGCAAGCACGGGACGCTGGCCACGGCGCACAGCCAGCGCAGCGAGGCCTGCGTCAGCGTGGACCTGGCCGCCGATGCGCCCGACCTGGGCATCCTGGCCCTGATAGCCCGCGTGGAGCAGGCGCTGGGCACGCCCGTGCAGACGGCGGTCAAGCGGGCCGACGAACAGGCCTTTGCCGCGCTCAACGGCAGCAACCTGATGTTCGTCGAAGACGCGGCGCGCCGTATCCAGGCGGCCCTGGCCGGCACCCATGCCCAACCTCGCGTGCATGTGCGCCATCTGGAAAGCCTGCACCCGCACGATGCCGTGGCCTGGGCCGAGCCCGCTGATTCCTGA
- the zigA gene encoding zinc metallochaperone GTPase ZigA: protein MMHIEAPARPPHVRLPVTVLSGFLGAGKTTLLNHILHNREGRRVAVIVNDMSEVNIDAALVRDGGAGLSRTEERLVEMSNGCICCTLREDLLLEVDRLAREGRFDQLVIESTGISEPLPVAETFTFAGEDGRSLGDVARLDTMVTVVDAFNFLQDYGSRDSLRSRGESLGEEDARTVVDLLIEQVEFCDVIVLNKIDLVSENDCARLMAILRGLNPRARMEIASFGRLPLDRVLDTGLFDFEAASRAPGWLQELRGTHRPESEEYGIRSFVYRARRPFHPQRFFDLVESEWSGVVRSKGFFWLASHPALAGSWSQAGAVARHGPAGHWWAAVEAERWPRDSEAVERILEKWVDGVGDARQELVLIGMDMDEAVLCGRLDACLLTDGEMARGPQAWTQWHNPFPGWN from the coding sequence ATGATGCATATCGAAGCGCCGGCGCGGCCGCCGCATGTCCGGCTGCCCGTGACCGTGCTGTCCGGCTTTCTGGGCGCGGGCAAGACCACCTTGCTCAACCACATCCTGCACAACCGCGAGGGCCGGCGCGTGGCGGTCATCGTCAACGACATGTCCGAGGTCAACATCGACGCCGCCCTCGTGCGCGATGGCGGCGCGGGCCTGTCGCGCACCGAGGAACGGCTGGTGGAGATGAGCAACGGCTGCATCTGCTGCACGCTGCGCGAGGACCTGCTGCTGGAGGTGGACCGGCTGGCGCGCGAGGGCCGTTTCGACCAGTTGGTCATCGAGTCCACCGGCATTTCCGAGCCCTTGCCCGTGGCCGAGACCTTCACCTTCGCGGGCGAGGATGGCCGCAGCCTGGGCGACGTGGCGCGACTGGACACCATGGTCACCGTGGTCGATGCCTTCAACTTCCTGCAGGACTACGGCTCGAGGGACAGCCTGCGCTCGCGCGGCGAGTCCCTGGGCGAGGAGGATGCCCGCACCGTGGTCGACCTGCTGATCGAGCAGGTGGAGTTCTGCGATGTCATCGTGCTCAACAAGATCGACCTGGTCAGCGAGAACGATTGCGCGCGGCTGATGGCCATTCTGCGCGGCCTCAATCCGCGTGCCCGCATGGAGATCGCCAGCTTTGGCCGGCTGCCGCTGGACAGGGTGCTGGACACGGGCCTGTTCGACTTCGAGGCAGCGTCCCGGGCGCCGGGCTGGTTGCAGGAGCTGCGCGGCACGCACCGGCCGGAGAGCGAGGAGTACGGCATCCGCAGCTTCGTCTACCGTGCGCGCCGGCCTTTCCATCCGCAGCGCTTCTTCGACCTGGTCGAAAGCGAATGGTCGGGCGTGGTGCGCTCCAAGGGATTCTTCTGGCTGGCCAGCCATCCGGCGCTGGCCGGTTCCTGGTCCCAGGCCGGTGCCGTGGCCCGCCATGGCCCGGCCGGCCACTGGTGGGCGGCCGTGGAGGCCGAACGCTGGCCGCGCGATAGCGAGGCGGTGGAACGCATCCTCGAGAAATGGGTGGACGGTGTCGGCGATGCGCGCCAGGAGCTGGTGCTGATCGGCATGGACATGGACGAGGCCGTGCTGTGCGGGCGCCTGGATGCCTGCCTGCTGACCGATGGCGAGATGGCCCGGGGCCCGCAGGCCTGGACACAGTGGCACAACCCTTTCCCCGGATGGAACTGA
- a CDS encoding Fur family transcriptional regulator, whose protein sequence is MPLTAHQQRVLDTLQQAAAPLTAYALLDQLRGQGLSAPTQVYRALDKLAEQGLVHRLESMNAYVSCAHPPGRDHGMTAFAICDGCGHVDEFIDEQLGHCLDHWARNNRFALGHSNIELHGRCSACAPVHA, encoded by the coding sequence ATGCCATTGACCGCCCACCAGCAACGGGTGCTCGACACCCTCCAGCAAGCCGCAGCCCCGCTCACCGCCTATGCGCTACTCGACCAGCTCCGGGGGCAGGGCCTGAGCGCGCCCACCCAGGTCTACCGCGCGCTGGACAAGCTGGCCGAGCAGGGACTGGTCCATCGCCTGGAGTCCATGAATGCCTATGTGTCCTGCGCGCATCCCCCAGGCCGCGACCACGGGATGACGGCCTTCGCCATCTGTGACGGATGCGGCCATGTGGATGAGTTCATCGATGAACAGCTGGGCCACTGCCTGGACCACTGGGCGCGGAACAACCGCTTTGCCCTGGGGCATTCCAACATCGAGCTGCATGGCAGATGCTCGGCGTGTGCGCCGGTCCATGCCTGA
- a CDS encoding NADP-dependent isocitrate dehydrogenase has translation MSTQQPTIIYTLTDEAPRLATSAFLPVVRAFAAPAGVNVETADISVAHRILGEFSDLLAEGQRVPNTLSELGKKTLEPDVNIIKLPNISASVAQLTAAIKELQGKGYALPDYPENPSNDQEKDIKARYGRCLGSAVNPVLREGNSDRRAPAAVKNYAKKHPHSMGEWKQWSQTHVSHMEHGDFYHGEKSMTLDKARDVKMELTTKSGKTVVLKSKVALQAGEIIDSMFMSKKALCDFYEKELDDCRDAGILFSLHVKATMMKVSHPIVFGHCVKIYYKEAFEKHGKLFDELGVNVNNGMSTLYEKIETLPASLREEIIRDLHACQEHRPALAMVDSAKGITNFHSPNDVIVDASMPAMIRQGGKMWGADGKPYDCKAVMPESTFARIYQEMINFCKWHGNFDPKTMGTVPNVGLMAQKAEEYGSHDKTFEIEEDGVANIVDLATGEVLMSQNVEQGDIWRMCQVKDAPIRDWVKLAVTRARNSGMPAVFWLDPYRPHEAELIKKVNTYLKDHDTSGLEIHILSQVRAMRYTLERVARGLDTISVTGNILRDYLTDLFPIMELGTSAKMLSIVPLMAGGGMYETGAGGSAPKHVQQLVEENHLRWDSLGEFLALAVSLEDLGIKNGNDRAKLLAKTLDEATGKLLDEDKSPSRRTGELDNRGSQFYIALYWAQALAAQTQDTELAAKFAPLARQLADNEAKIVEELRAVQGKAVDIGGYYQPDVAKMDAVMRPSATFNAAIDALLA, from the coding sequence ATGAGTACGCAGCAACCCACCATCATCTACACCCTGACCGATGAGGCCCCGCGCCTGGCCACCAGCGCCTTCCTGCCCGTGGTGCGCGCCTTCGCCGCACCGGCCGGCGTCAACGTCGAGACCGCCGACATCTCCGTCGCCCACCGCATCCTGGGTGAGTTCTCGGACCTGCTGGCAGAAGGCCAGCGCGTGCCCAACACCTTGTCCGAGCTGGGCAAGAAGACGCTGGAGCCCGATGTCAACATCATCAAGCTGCCCAACATCAGCGCCTCCGTGGCCCAGTTGACCGCGGCCATCAAGGAGCTGCAGGGCAAGGGTTACGCGCTGCCCGACTATCCCGAGAACCCGTCCAACGACCAGGAAAAGGACATCAAGGCGCGCTATGGCCGCTGCCTGGGCTCGGCCGTGAACCCCGTGCTGCGTGAAGGCAATTCCGACCGCCGTGCCCCCGCCGCCGTCAAGAACTACGCCAAGAAGCACCCGCACTCCATGGGCGAGTGGAAGCAGTGGTCGCAGACCCATGTCTCGCACATGGAGCATGGCGACTTCTACCACGGCGAAAAGTCCATGACCCTGGACAAGGCCCGCGACGTCAAGATGGAGCTGACCACCAAGAGCGGCAAGACCGTGGTGCTCAAGTCCAAGGTCGCGCTGCAGGCCGGCGAGATCATCGATTCGATGTTCATGAGCAAGAAGGCGCTGTGCGACTTCTACGAGAAGGAACTGGACGACTGCCGCGACGCCGGAATCCTCTTCTCGCTGCACGTCAAGGCCACGATGATGAAGGTCTCGCACCCCATCGTGTTCGGCCACTGCGTGAAGATCTACTACAAGGAAGCCTTCGAGAAGCACGGCAAGCTGTTCGACGAGCTGGGCGTGAACGTCAACAACGGCATGTCCACGCTGTACGAGAAGATCGAGACGCTGCCCGCCTCGCTGCGCGAAGAGATCATCCGTGACCTGCACGCCTGCCAGGAGCACCGTCCCGCGCTGGCCATGGTGGACTCGGCCAAGGGCATCACCAACTTCCACTCGCCCAACGACGTGATCGTGGACGCCTCCATGCCCGCCATGATCCGCCAGGGCGGCAAGATGTGGGGCGCCGATGGCAAGCCCTACGACTGCAAGGCCGTGATGCCCGAGTCGACCTTCGCCCGCATCTACCAGGAGATGATCAACTTCTGCAAGTGGCATGGCAACTTCGATCCCAAGACCATGGGCACCGTGCCCAACGTGGGCCTGATGGCGCAGAAGGCCGAGGAGTACGGCTCGCACGACAAGACCTTCGAGATCGAGGAAGACGGCGTAGCCAATATCGTCGACCTGGCCACGGGCGAGGTGCTGATGAGCCAGAACGTGGAGCAGGGCGACATCTGGCGCATGTGCCAGGTCAAGGACGCCCCGATCCGCGACTGGGTCAAGCTGGCCGTCACGCGTGCCCGCAACTCCGGCATGCCCGCCGTGTTCTGGCTGGATCCCTACCGTCCGCACGAGGCCGAGCTGATCAAGAAGGTCAACACCTACCTCAAGGACCACGACACCAGCGGCCTGGAGATCCACATCCTGTCGCAGGTCCGTGCCATGCGCTACACGCTGGAGCGCGTGGCCCGCGGCCTGGACACCATCTCTGTGACCGGCAACATCCTGCGCGACTACCTGACCGACCTGTTCCCCATCATGGAACTGGGTACCTCGGCCAAGATGCTGTCCATCGTTCCGCTGATGGCCGGTGGCGGCATGTACGAAACGGGTGCCGGCGGCTCGGCTCCCAAGCATGTGCAGCAGTTGGTGGAAGAAAACCACCTGCGCTGGGATTCGCTGGGCGAATTCCTGGCATTGGCCGTTTCGCTGGAAGACCTGGGCATCAAGAACGGCAACGACCGCGCCAAGCTGCTTGCCAAGACCCTGGACGAAGCCACGGGCAAGCTGCTGGACGAGGACAAGTCGCCTTCGCGCCGCACCGGCGAGCTGGACAACCGTGGCAGCCAGTTCTACATCGCCCTGTACTGGGCACAGGCCCTGGCCGCCCAGACGCAGGACACCGAACTGGCCGCCAAGTTCGCTCCCCTGGCCCGGCAACTGGCCGACAACGAAGCCAAGATCGTGGAAGAGTTGCGCGCCGTGCAGGGCAAGGCCGTGGACATCGGTGGTTACTACCAGCCTGACGTGGCCAAGATGGACGCCGTGATGCGCCCCAGCGCCACCTTCAACGCCGCGATCGACGCGCTGCTGGCATAA
- a CDS encoding helix-turn-helix domain-containing protein, giving the protein MDAAVKTPECPGRNDFSACPPLHARAPRCAGPGPQPHSRLYPAPPGLQGAVVAVACRDTRGVALDDAQRLSHFPATPMVCLSWYQDMAAGLVGEGGCRPFASCVMLSGSQTTSTASWADRPGRGGMACLHLDAALKLFGPGVIAVQDSFAAAHEVLGAPWSALCQALLAAEDDASTLRALQRHLAPRWREVGAGGNQVLPSLREHGRHWVAWLGMQALQWHHTLGARQVERRIKLFSGRSLRQWQGIIRTESLFHAARQRHAQGLPLDWAALALDEGFSDQAHMCRAVRQITGFSPGEFARRFEHDESFWMYRLWV; this is encoded by the coding sequence ATGGACGCCGCCGTGAAGACCCCCGAGTGCCCTGGGCGCAATGATTTCTCTGCCTGCCCACCCCTGCATGCCAGGGCCCCGCGCTGTGCGGGGCCGGGCCCGCAGCCGCATTCCCGGCTGTATCCCGCGCCACCGGGCCTGCAAGGTGCCGTGGTGGCGGTCGCATGCCGCGACACGCGGGGCGTGGCCCTGGACGATGCCCAGCGGCTGTCGCATTTTCCGGCCACGCCCATGGTGTGCCTGTCCTGGTACCAGGACATGGCCGCGGGCCTGGTGGGGGAGGGGGGCTGCCGGCCCTTTGCCTCCTGCGTCATGCTCTCGGGCAGCCAGACCACATCCACGGCAAGCTGGGCCGACCGGCCGGGACGCGGGGGCATGGCCTGCCTGCACCTGGATGCCGCGCTGAAGCTGTTCGGCCCCGGGGTGATCGCGGTGCAGGATTCATTTGCCGCGGCGCACGAGGTGCTGGGAGCGCCATGGTCTGCGCTCTGTCAGGCCCTGCTCGCGGCCGAGGATGATGCCAGCACTCTGCGGGCGCTGCAGCGCCACCTGGCGCCGCGCTGGCGCGAGGTGGGGGCAGGCGGCAACCAGGTGCTGCCCTCGCTGCGCGAGCATGGGCGCCACTGGGTGGCCTGGCTGGGAATGCAGGCGCTGCAATGGCATCACACGCTGGGCGCGCGCCAGGTGGAGCGGCGCATCAAGCTGTTCAGTGGCCGGTCCCTGCGGCAGTGGCAGGGCATCATCCGCACCGAAAGCCTGTTCCACGCGGCGCGGCAGCGCCACGCGCAGGGCCTGCCGCTGGACTGGGCGGCGCTGGCCCTGGACGAAGGATTTTCGGACCAGGCCCATATGTGCCGTGCCGTGCGGCAGATCACGGGGTTTTCTCCGGGCGAGTTCGCGCGGCGTTTCGAGCACGATGAGTCGTTCTGGATGTACCGACTGTGGGTTTGA
- a CDS encoding cytochrome P450, which yields MARDLLGTLAQWRDAHGDAIHLRIWPEHQVVLTHPDLVRELLVGQHDALTRWEHGISVFAQLHGHSVLVSEGHPWRAKRQALLPAFSPRTVQSQIPALTATAEASLQGWPGQSHDFPMEQALTTLTMDVIMRLVFSGAMGEDARAAGQAIREVSHATNREFYWPLRWPDFMPWKRGKRQALAWLRGFIDQQLRARLAQKPANWPEDLLSRLLRLHQDDTRTWTLQAVRDECMTAFLAGHETVASSLTWWSWCMASHPEAQETVAEEVRERLQGRPPTAQDLPALRQLDFSLREAMRLYPAAPVLISRRCTRPVQLGPWRLPAGTMFMIAPGLMQRDARWFPEPHAFRPARFDEAHPDGAPTAPRGSWMPFGTGPRICLGQHLAQAEMAVVAAMLLQRWHLHATQGASAPRPVLQVTLRPQEPLRLRLEPRAHAKNPG from the coding sequence ATGGCGCGCGACCTGCTGGGCACACTGGCGCAATGGCGCGACGCGCATGGCGATGCCATCCACCTGCGCATCTGGCCCGAGCACCAGGTGGTCCTCACCCACCCCGACCTGGTGCGCGAACTGCTGGTCGGGCAGCACGATGCGCTGACGCGCTGGGAACACGGCATCTCGGTCTTTGCTCAACTGCATGGGCACAGCGTGCTGGTCAGCGAAGGCCATCCCTGGCGTGCCAAGCGCCAGGCCCTGCTGCCGGCCTTCTCCCCCAGGACCGTGCAGTCCCAGATCCCTGCCCTGACCGCCACCGCCGAGGCCTCGCTCCAGGGCTGGCCAGGGCAGTCCCACGACTTTCCCATGGAGCAGGCCCTGACCACGCTGACCATGGACGTGATCATGCGGCTGGTGTTCTCCGGCGCCATGGGCGAGGATGCGCGCGCCGCCGGGCAGGCCATCCGCGAAGTCAGCCACGCGACCAACCGCGAGTTCTACTGGCCGCTGCGCTGGCCCGACTTCATGCCCTGGAAACGCGGCAAGCGCCAGGCGCTGGCCTGGCTGCGCGGCTTCATCGACCAGCAACTCCGCGCCCGGTTGGCGCAGAAGCCGGCAAACTGGCCCGAAGACCTGCTGAGCCGCCTGCTGCGCCTGCACCAGGACGACACCCGGACATGGACGCTGCAGGCCGTGCGCGATGAGTGCATGACGGCCTTCCTGGCAGGCCACGAGACCGTGGCCAGCAGCCTGACCTGGTGGTCGTGGTGCATGGCATCCCATCCCGAAGCGCAGGAGACGGTGGCCGAAGAAGTCCGCGAGCGACTCCAGGGCCGGCCGCCCACGGCGCAGGACCTTCCGGCACTGCGCCAGCTGGACTTCAGTCTGCGGGAGGCCATGCGCCTGTATCCCGCGGCCCCCGTGCTCATCAGCCGGCGCTGCACGCGGCCCGTGCAGCTGGGGCCATGGCGCCTGCCCGCAGGCACCATGTTCATGATCGCGCCGGGCCTCATGCAGCGCGACGCGCGCTGGTTTCCCGAACCCCATGCCTTCCGGCCGGCGCGCTTCGACGAAGCGCATCCGGACGGTGCCCCCACAGCGCCACGCGGCAGCTGGATGCCATTCGGCACAGGCCCGCGCATATGTCTGGGCCAGCATCTGGCCCAGGCCGAGATGGCGGTGGTTGCCGCCATGCTGCTCCAGCGCTGGCACCTGCACGCGACACAAGGCGCCAGCGCCCCTCGGCCCGTGCTGCAGGTCACGCTGCGGCCTCAGGAGCCTTTGCGGCTGCGTCTGGAACCGCGCGCACACGCAAAGAATCCCGGGTAA